CGACACCTTCAGCTACCTGCCCATCGGGGCCGTGCAGCGGGCGTTTGGAGTGGGGGACCGTCTCTCGCTGGTGGCGCTGCAGCTCAAGAACCCCGCTGACGCCGCCCGGGTGGCCACCGCGCTGGCCGGGGAGGCGCAGATCGGCGGGCTGGGGCTGAAAATCAGCACCCGCGCCGATGTGGCGAGCAACGTCGGAAAACTGCTGAACAGCGCGGACCTGCTGAGCGTATGCCTGTCTGTGATCGCGCTGATCGTGGGCGGGCTGGCGGTGGTCAACACGGTGATGATGGGTGTCTACGAGCGCACCCGCGAGTTCGGCACGCTGCGGGCCATCGGCGCGCGTCCAGCCTTCGTGCGGCAGCTGGTCCTGAGCGAGACCCTGCTGCTGTCCGGGCTGGGCGGCGTGGTGGGCCTGGGGCTGGCGGGTGTAGGCGTGAGCGGCGTCAACGTCTACACCCAGCAACTGGCTGGTTTCGACGGTGCGGCCCTGACCCCCCGGCTGATCATGGTGGGCCTGGGGGTGGCGCTGGGACTGGGGCTGCTGGCCGGACTGTGGCCGGCCCGCAGCGCCGGGCGCACCGCAGTGGTAGACGCGCTGGGACGGCTCTAGGGCGTGCCCTCCGTCGGCTCTGCGCCGCGGCACGTCTGGGGAAAACTCGGCCTTGCAGCGCTGCTGGTGGCGCTGGCCGCCGGGGGGCTGGGGCGCGCCGCCGGATTCCACGGCCTGCTGTTTGCGCTGGGGATGCAGGTGCTGCTGATGTGGTGGGCGCTGTACCTGCTGGCCGTGACCAGCCCGGCGCTGCGCGGCCCACGGTTTACGGTGCAGGCCTGGGAAGCCCCCCTGTACCGGCGGCTGGGCGCGCTGGCGTTCGGAAGCGTGCTGCGCGTGGTCGGCTGGGAACGCCTGCGCCGGGATTCACGCGGCTTCAGCGGCACGCGCACCTCCCTGACACGGCTGGACCGGGCCACGCGCGAGGCGGAATACAGCCACCTGCTGCTGGCGCTGATCTGTCTCGGTATCGCGGCGGGCGCGCTGCTGGTGCACGCTCCCGACACTGCAGGCTGGGTTCTCCTGACCGCCATCCCCGCCCACCTCTACCCGGTGATGCTGCAGCGCACCCTGCGCTGGCGCCTGCAGAAGCTGGGGCTCAGGAACTGACGGTCCGCGTCACGGCCCGTCCCGAGCGTGCCAGTTGCTCCAGCAGCGTCGCAGCCTCGCTGGGCGCGTCGTGCTGCTGCATCTCGGCCGCCAGCGCCTGCGCCCGCCGCCGCTGCACGCTGTCACCCAGGAGTTCCAGCACCGAGCGGCGCAGACGCTCCCCTGTCGGACGGGCCGTTCGCAGATTCAGACCCACCCCCGCGTGGGCCACGCGTCCGGCCACCTCCGTCTTGTCCTCGCTGCCGCCGGCCACCACGACCGGGACGCCGTGCGCCAGCGCCGCCTGCACCCCGCCGTACCCACCATTCGTCACGTAGACCGAAACGTGCGGCAGCAGCGCCGCGAAGGGCACAAAAGCCGCTGCACGGGCGTTGGCAGGCAGGTCAGACAGCCCGTTCACACCCGCCGCCACCACCAGCACATTCTCGTTTTTGAGCGCCTGGACCGTGGGCAGGATCAGCTGATGTGGTTGGGTGGCGAGGGTCCCCTGCGTGACCAGCACCACCGGACGCGGTGAATTCAGCATCTCCGGCCACCACCGGGGGAGACCGCCCCCTGCGGGAAGCGGAGGCGTGATCGGCCCGATGAAATGCAGCGTGCTGGGCAGGTCGCTCTGGGGGTACTCGAACGCGGGGACGGTCGGCTGAAGCATCAGATGCGGCGAGGGCGGCAGGGCAAAAGGTCGGGGCCGCACGCCCATGCGCCCACAGGCCGCCGCCAGATCTCGTGACGCCGCCCCAAACACCACCTGCTGCGTCAGCCAATGCAGCGCGCGGTTTCTGGCCCGTCCTGCGGCGGTGGCGGACGGTGGCAGGCCCAGACCGAACGGCGCGGTGTCCCGGCTCTGAATGCCCAGGGGCAGCACGCCCAGCAGCGCGCACGGCGGCCCGCCCGCTTCCGCGTGCAGCAGGGCGGCCACCAGCGTCTGATCGGCCAGCACGGCGTCGGCCAGCCACTCCCGCCCGATCTCCTGCAGGTCGTGCATGTTGCCCTCGATGCCGCCCACAAAAATCTGCTGCACGTCGTACTGCAATTGCCGCAGGCCGCGCCGCCGGGCCCGCCCCGGGAAGGTCGCCCCAAAATCAGCGTCGTCGAAATCGCGGGCGTGCACGAACGGCAGAAATTCGGCTCCCGCCGCCTGCACCCGCGCCGCATACTTGCGCCCGGTGTACCATCGCACGCTGTGGCCGCGCCGCACCAGTTCCCGCACGATGGGCAGCAGCGGCAGAACATGCCCGGCGATGGGCTGCGAGGCGATCAGGAGGCGGAACAAACCAGGCCCCACTGCACGTGCGGGAATCCTGACTCTGTACGGCATCGAAACATTTTCGACAGCTTACAGCCAGCGCATCGTAAACGCTCTGGCCAGCAGAGGCTCGGCCCTGGGGGAGCGCAGGAGACGTTCGATCAGACGTTCACGCGCTTTCTGCGCCCGTGGGCCTGCCGGGCGGCCCGCCGCCATATTCAGTTCGGCCTGACGGCCAGCCACGCGGGCCGAGCGAAGACGGGTTCGTTCAAAATGCAGCCAGTCCACGCGGCGGCCGGCAAGCGACGCCTCCAGCAGGGGCGCCAGCGCGGCAGCGTCCAGCCACCCCAGGTTCATCCCCTGCCCACCGATGGGGCTGACCACGTGCGCCGCGTCGCCGATCAGCACGGCCCGCCCAGCCACCATCCGCGGCGCACAGTGGCGGCGGACCTCGAAGGCGCTGAGCATCCGGCATTCGGCAGCCGGAACATGCAGACCCGTGCGCTGCCGGATCATGGCGGTCAATCTGTGGGCAGCGGCGTCCTCCAGCAACTGCCCTCCGGTGTGCACCACCCAGCGCCGGCCCTGCCCTGGCAGCGGGAACGATTCCACCACGCCCCCCTCGGTCAGCGACACCAGCGCCGTCTGCCCCAGCGGCGTGGTATCGGGAAAGTCGCCCATCAGGTACCTGTCAGGGTACCGCCGGCCGGGAAAGGGCAACCCCAGGGCTTCCCGCACGCCGCTGCGCCAGCCGTCGGCGCCGATCACATGACGGCCACGCAGCGCCAGCGGCCTGCCGTTCACGCGGGCGGTGACGTGCAGACCCTCCGGGTCCTCCCGGAGCCCCAGGACCTCGACCCCGGAACACAGAGCTCCGGGGGTGAGTTCGGCCAGACGGCGGCGCAGCACTGCTTCTGTGTCACGCTGCGGCAGCGAAAGGATGAAGGGAAAGTCCGCCGAGGCCGCCCCAAAGCCCAGTTCACCCAGCGGCCCGGCGTCGCCCATGACCAGACCGCGGGTGATGGGCAGGCCTGCTGCCAGCATCGGTCCGGTCAACCCGACTTCATTGAACGCCTCCAGCGCCGGCGGGTGAATGCCGATGGCACGTGAATGCTGTCCCGGACAGCTTCGCCGTTCCAGCACGCGGAAGCTCAGGCCGCGCCGCGCCAGCAGACACCCCAGAAACAGCCCCACCGGGCCGCCCCCGACGATCAGCACATCCCAGACCCGCTCAGCCACGCGCCGTGGCCCCGTACACCAGCAGATTTCGGAAGGGATGCAGGGTCCGGACCTGCCAGCCTGGCGGGGCCAGTTCACGCAATTCGGCGGCGGTGAAACTGCGGCGAATCGAGAGCAGTCCATCCTCGCCGATAAAAGAACCCCTGAACAGCGGCGCCACCCCGGCCCGGAAGCCCAGGTACGCCAGCGGGCTGCGCCTGATGTCGCTGTGGACAACCAGGCCCGCGTCCGCACACAGCCCCTCGCAGTCCCGCAGGAGCGCGCCCAGTTCCGGGGCCGTCAGGTGATGCAGCAGGTGATTGGAAGTCACCAGGTCAAACCGCCGCCCCTCCCGCACCAGATCCCCACTCATGGCCTGACGAAACTCCAGTCCTGAAACCGCCGACTGCGTCCCGGCAAAGGCAATTGCACGCGCGTCGGCATCGATGGCCGTGATGCGCAGCGTGAAGCCGTCGCGCGCCGCCCAGCGGGCCAGGGCGCGCGGTACGTCGCCGCCCCCGCAGCCGATGTCCAGCAGCGTGTTCGGGCGCGAGCGCGAGAGGCGGGGCAGCAGAACGCGCCTGTAGACCCGTCCCCACCCCGCCACCAGGCCGTTCACCGCACCGAACTGGGCGTAGGTACGGTTGAGTTCGCTCAGGTCACACAGGGGATCGTCCATCCGCTCGGCCAGGTGAAGCTCACGCGCAGAGAAGGGGGCTGGAAGAATCACCGCACCCCGGCCAGTTCACTCTGCCGCTCAGCCTCCTGCGTGGCCGCCGCGCCTACCGCGCCGCTCAACAGCCCCATCTCCACCGTCAGCCCCGGCCCGAAGGCCATCGCACACACCCGCTCCCCTTCCGGCGTCCCGAGCAGGTCCCGCAGGATAAACAGGATCGTGGCGCTGCTCATGTTGCCGTACTGGCGCAGCACCTCACGCGACGGCGCCATCTGCGCGTCACTGAGCTTCAGGCTACCCTGCACCTTGTCCAGAATGCTGCGCCCACCGGGATGGATGGCCCAGTGCTCGACTCCGGCGTGGCGGGCGTCGGCCAGCGCGGGTTCGTGGTCCAGCAGCGGCGACAGCGCGCCCTCGATGTGCGACTCGATGATGGACGGCACGTAACTGCTCAGAACCATCTCGTAGCCCTGATCGCCAATGGTCCACGCCATTTCCGCCTCACCCACGCCGGGAGGGGTCAGGGTGGTCTCGAAGTGGTCCATCCTTAAGGCGTGCCGGCCCTGTGCTGGTGGCCGGGCGCTGACCAGCGCGGCGGCGCATCCGTCGGCGAACACCGAGGCGGCGATGATGGTGTCCGGGTCCGGCGCAGCTCGCATATGCAGGGTGCACAGCTCGGCACTCACCACCAGCACGGCGGCCTCGGGATCGGCCTGACAGAACGCCTTGGCCATCTTCAGCGCGGGAAAGGCTGCGTAGCAGCCCATGAAGCCCACGTGGTAACGGCCAACGTCACCGCCCAGTCCCAGCGCCCGCACGATGGCATAATCTGGCCCCGGCGCGAAGAAACCCGTGCAGGACACCGTGATGACATGGGTGATATCGGCGGCCTCGAAGGGGCCGTCCTCCAGCGCCTTGCGGGCGGCCTCCACGTACAGTCTGGTGGCCTCCTCGGCATAGACGATGTTGCGCTGCCCCGTGCTGGGCGTCAACATCCGTTCGTTGGCTGGATCGTAAAATAGCCCCGCCTCACCATCCTTGTCCGCAAATTCCCTGACCACGCTGTAGCGCTGATCGATTCCAGAGCCATTGAAGGCGGCGCCAGCCAGCCGTTTGGCCAAGCGGTCCAGCTCAGGCTGCGCCTTGATCACTTCCCGGATCACCGACTGCGGATAGGCGGTCTCAGGCAGCGCCAGAGCAATGTCGTGAATGTAGACGGGCATGGTTCAATCTAGGCTGTCAAGCTGACCCAGAGTGCGTGAATTGCACAAGGATTGAGCAATGGTGAGGGCGAATTCGGGACATCCCTCCCTCCTTGACTCCGGGGTTGCAGTGGCGGCTTTGCGTGTGTCCGCAATGGTGGCCAAGCCCGCTGCGCAGGCGTGGAATACTGGAGGCGACCACACCAATCCGAGCCTGAAGGCCCACAGCTACGACCGGCAGGAGCGCGTGGCGATCTTTCATGCCGACGGCCCGGGCTTGTGCAGGCCACCGTCGGCGCTACTGGTGCCGGTCTGCTGTCCTTCGCCGCCGTGATGAGGCCGTGTGGCTGGGCACCAGCAGCGGCGCAACTGATGGTCAGTCTGCCCACGGCGGACGTGGGCGTGCACTGGACGCTGACCAGCCGGTGGGCAGCCTGCGTCTGGGGTCCGCCGCTGTGCTCCCACACTGACCGACGCGCCGGGCCCCTTCCACGCGGCGGTGGACGAGGCCCGGCGGGCACTGGCGGCCCGGCACCAGGACTGAACCTTCGGGGTTCAAGGGGAAGTCCTCCCGGCCGGTTCCGCGCAGGGAGAGGAAGGCTGAGGTCGCCCCGTCTCCAGACGCGGGGGTGACCCAGCCCCTGCACGCCCGAGCGAGACACGCCTCCCGGAAGCAGCGGCCCCGGCCAGCGCTACAGTTGGCCTCATGATGTTCTCCAGCCTGCCCCCGCTGTGTCCGGGTGCCCCCCGCCTTGGCTAGAGGCTTGCAGTTCCGGGCGCTGGCCGGGCTGCCGCGCAATGCCCGCAACGCCATCCTGATGGAGCCGCTGTGGGGCGTGTTCGGCGTGGTGGTGCTGTATTACGCGCCGCTGTACATGAGCAGCGTGGGCCTGTCCAACACGCAGATTGGGCTGCTCGGTTCCATGTCGCTGGCCCTGTCCTTTCTCTTTCAGGCAATGGCGGCCCCCATCACCAACCGGGTAGGACGCAAACGCACCACCCTGATCGGCGACCTCGTGTCGTGGACCTTGCCGATGTTCGTGTGGGCCTTCGCGCATTCCTTTACCGCCTTTGCGCTGGCGGCTGTTCTGGCCGCGAGTGGACGGATCGTGTCGGTGTCCTGGAGTCTGCTGCTGATCGAGGACGTCGAGGAATGGCAACGCGCGCGGGTGTTTGGCATCATCAACCTGATCGTGACGGTGTGCGGCCTGCTGACGCCGCTGGTGGGGCTGGTGATCGCGCAGCACGGCATCACCGCCACCATGCGGGGCTTTTACCTGCTGGGCGGCGTGGGCATGACTGTCATGTTCCTGTGGCGGAACGCAATCACCGAGGAAACCCGCAGCGGCGTGGCCGCCATGGCCCAGCACCGTGAGCTGGGCCTGGGCCAGAGCGTCCGCCACGCGCTGGGCATGGTGGCAGGCATGCGCGGCCACCCGGGTCTGATGGGCGTCACCGCCTTCTATCTGCTGACGGTCTTTCTCGAGCAACTCAGCCTGTTTCAGATCCTGTTTCTTGGGCAGACGCTGGGGTTCAGCGCCCAGACACTTTCATTTGTGCCGTTCGTGGCCGCCTCCGTGACCCTGCTGCTGTACGGGGTGGCCCTGCCCCGGCTGTCACGGCTGCCGCTGGGCCGCACGCTGGTGGTGGTCCGTGCGCTGGGACTGATCGGCGCTGTGGCGCTGCTGCTGGTCCCGGCAGGACACACGGCGGCCATGCTGGCGGTGGTGGGCCTGCTGGGTGGCGTCACCTTCTTGACCCTGACCTACCGCGACGCCGCCCTGTTCGCCCGCCTGCCGCAGGACGGGACCGCCGATCTGTACTCGGCGGTCCAGACCCTGACCCTGCTGTGTGCGATTCCAGCTGCGGGACTCGCCGGGGCGATCTTCACCGCCTCCCCGCGCGGCCTGTTCATGCTGATCGCTGCGCTGTGTGCCGCACTTTTCCTGCTGGCCGTGTGGCTGGCCGAGCGGGAGCGGCGCACGCAGGCGCAGGCTGGCTGAGCGCTGCTAGCCGCCCAGGTAACTGGCCGTCAGTTCTGGGTTCTGTGCCAGCTCACGCGCCGGGCCGCTCAGCTTGACCTCGCCCGTTTCCAACACGTAGCCGCTATCGCTGATCGCCAGGCTGGCCCGCGCGTTCTGCTCCACGAGCAGCACGGTCACGCCCTCAGCCTGAAGCTGCTTGACGATCCGCAGAATGTCGCGCACGATCAACGGCGCGAGCCCCAGCGAGGGTTCGTCCAGCAGCAGCAGTCGGGGCTTGCCCATCAACGCGCGGCCAATCGCCAGCATCTGCTGCTCACCGCCGGACAACGTGCCGGCCAGTTGCCTGCGGCGCTCCAGCAGACGCGGAAAGCGCTCGTAGACATGGTCGAGATCGCCGCGCCACTTCTGCTGACGTCGGCTGTACGCGCCCAGCGTCAGGTTGTCGGCCACCGACATGGAGGCGAACAGGTCCCGCCGCTCCGGCACCAGGCTGATGCCGCGGGCCACACGGGTTTCCAGCGGCACGCCGCGCAGCGACTGTCCCTCGTAGAGCAGCTCGCCGGTGCTGGGCAGGATGCCCATCACCGAATTCATCAGCGTGGTCTTGCCCGCTCCGTTGGCCCCGATCACGCTCACAATCTGTCCGGCCGGCACGTCCAGCGATACGCCGCTTAGCGCCTCCACCCGGCCGTAGCGGGTGTGCAGGTCACGCACTTCGAGCAGCAGGGGAGAGGAGGGGCTGGTTGCCTGCGTCACGCCGCGCCCTCCTCTTCCATGTCCACGCCCAGATACGCCTCACGCACGTCGGCATTGTCGCGCACCTGCTGTGGTGAGCCCTCGGCCAGTTTCTCGCCGTAGTTCATGACCACCAGCCGGTCCACCAGGCCCATCACCAGGTCCATGTCGTGTTCGACGATCAGAATCGTGACCCCCTCGTCGCGCAGGCGGCGCAGCAGCGCCACCAGTTCGGTCTTCTCGCCGAACCGCAGCCCGGCGGCGGGTTCATCCAGCAGCAGCAGCGTGGGATCGGCCACCAGCGCGCGGGCGATTTCCAGCACCCGCTGCTGTCCCAGCGCCAGGTTGCCCGCCAGCGTGAACGCCTGCGCGCCCAGCCCGACGCGCTCAAGTTGCCGCAGGGCCTCGTGCTGCAACGCCGCCTCCTCGCCGCGTTCCAGGTGCAGCAGGCTGCGGACCATGCCTGCACGGGCGCGCGCGTAGCCGCCCATCATGGTGTTTTCCAGCAGAGTCAGCTCGGGCAGCAGGTGCACGTGCTGGAAGGTGCGGCTCAGGCCCAGACGGTGAATCTGGCCAGCGCTGCGGCGGCTGATGTCCTGTCCCATGAAGCTGATCTGCCCCGAGGTGGCCGGGTTGACCCCTGTGATCAGGTTGAACATGGTGCTCTTGCCCGCGCCGTTGGGGCCGATCAGTCCCAGGATTTCTCCGGCGTTCAGGTCAAAGGACACCTCATTCACGGCCCGCAATCCGCCGAACTGTTTGACCGCGTGCTGAACGCTCAGCAGCGGCGTGCCGGGCGCGGGTTTGGGGCGTGAGACAAGTTTTCCGCGTTCCGGCAGGATGCGGATGCCCTCCTGCGGCAGGGCCAGCTCGATCAGCGGCCACAGTCCACGGCGCGCGAACTGCAGCACCAGAATGACCAGCGCCCCGAACACGATGACCTCGAAATTGCCCTGCTGGCCCAGCAGGCCAGGCAACACGTCGCGCAGAATCTCGCGGATCTGGGTGATCAGGCCTGCGCCCAGCACGCCGCCCCAGATGTGCTGTGAGCCGCCCACCACCGCCATAAACAGATACTCGATTCCCGCCTGCAGGCCAAACGGCGTGGGATTCACGAAGCGCTGGCTGTGGGCGTAAAGCCACCCCGCCAGCGCCGCCATCAGCGCCGAGAGGACAAAGACCTGCACGCGCAGCCCGAAGGCCGACACGCCAAAGGCCTCGGCCACCAGCGACCCGCCGCGTAGCGCCCGCATGGCCCGGCCGGTGCGGCTGGACAGCAGAAACTGCGCGCCCAGCGCCACCAGCCCCACACAGATCAACGCAAGGTACGCGAAGGAACGCGGCGAGGTCAGCGGCAGTCCGAACACGGAAATGGGTGGAATGTCAGTCAGGCCGGTGAACCCGCCCAGCGCCGGGGTGTTGCCGAACACGTAAAACAGGCTGATGCCCCAGGCAATCGTGGCCAGCGGCAGATAATGGCCCTGCATGCGCAGCGTCATCAGCCCGAGAAGCCACGCAATCACGCCGGTGACCAGCAGCGACACCGGCAACGACAGCCACGGGTTCCAGCCCATCTGCGCGGTAAGGATGGCGGTGGTGTACGCCCCCACCCCCATGAAGGCCGCCTGTCCGAAACTGGTCAGGCCCAGGATGCCGGTCAGCAGCACCAGTCCAGTCACGACGATGGAAAAAATCAGGATGTTGGTCAGCAGCGTGACCTGAAACAGCGGCAGCAGCAGCGGCAGCGACAGCGCGATCAGGGCGGCGGTGACACTCAGCCCCAGACGGGCGGAGAACTTCGGGGCAGGTCTGGCCGTGGTCATTCCTCGTCCTCCGGGATGTGACGGGTGGTCATGGAGCGCCACAGCAGCACCGGCAGGATCAGCGTGAACACAATCACTTCTTTCCAGGCCGACAGGCTGAAGCTGGCGAAACTCTCGATCAGGCCCACCAGAATCGCGCCTGCCGCCGCCAGCGGATAGCTGACCAGTCCGCCGATGATGGCGCCGACAAACCCCTTGAGGCCGATCAGAAAGCCGCTGTCGTAGGTCACGGCCACGCTGGGGCCAATCAGAACTCCACCCAGCGCGCCAATCAGGGCCGCCAGCGTAAAGGTCAGCGTCCCCGCCGACGACGGACTGATGCCCACCAGCCGCGCGCCCAGCCGGTTGACGGCAGTGGCCCTGAGCGCCTTGCCCGGCATGGTGCGCTCGAAAAAGAGATACAGCCCGAACATCAGTAGGGCCGAGACCGCGATGACCAGCAGGCTCTGCCAGCTGAGCGTGATCTGGCCCAGCGAGAGGTTACCCTCAAAGAAGGGGGGGGTCCGTGAGCCTTCAGGCCCGAAAAACACCAGCGCCAGCCCGGTCAGCAGCAGGTGCAGCGCCACCGAGGCGATCAGCAGTACCAGTACCGTGGCGTTTTGCAGCGGCTGGTAGACCACCCGGTACAGCAGCGGGCCCAGCGGCGCCACCAGTCCGAGGGTCAGCACCACTTGCACCCACAGCGGGGCCTGTAGGGGCGCCAGCCAGCCCGTGATGGCCCAGAGGCCTGTGCCCAGCAGAGCTGCGGCGCCCAGCGTGACCAGTCCGCGCCGCAGTTGTCCAGCGCGCGCCAGCGAAAAGGCCTCCATGGCCGCGGCGATGACCAGCAGAACCAGGACCAGCCACAGTGTTCCCGGCGTGCGGCCCAGTTGCAGCGAGGCCAGCGTCAATGTACCGAACACCACGAACTCACCCTGGGGGATGAAGATTACGCGTGTGACGGCAAAGACCAGCACGAGGGCCAACGCCAGCAGCGCATACACCGCTCCGTTGGTCAGCCCATCCGCCGCCAGAATTGGGAAAATGGTCGGGTCAAAAATCTGCACATGCCTCCAGATCAGCCTGCGCCAGCCTGTCAAATACTCGTCTGGTTGTCATTGTCTGCCACCATAACGGAGTTTCCGGCGCCTGAACAAGACATGGGGAGAAACAGGAATGGGGGAAAGGTCCCTTCAGGGACTGGGGGCGGGTCAACCGTCGAACTGTAGTGCAGACATCACGGGTCGGCCAAGGGGAACAACACGCTCAAAACAAGGAAGAAAGCTGTCTGGAACGATGTGAAGCAATTATGCAGTGCACTGCATAATTTTTGACTGATCAGGTCGGCGCCAGGAACGCTCTGAAGGTGCCAGCGGATGGCTGTCGGGACAGGGAGTCGGGGCGCTGCTGAGAAGCGGCTTCACGGCCTTCTGGTGAGCATGGAGAGGGGTCTACGGTTCAGACTGGAGCCGTATGGTCTATGAATTCTAATCTTTTCAAGGTTTTGACCGTTGCTGGCGTTCAGATATTTCAGGCGCGATGGGTGGCCGCTGATGATGTTTTTTTTGATCTTTAAAAGATCTTTTAAAAGATATGATGATCATCATCAGGGGCGGCGGGCGGATGCCCTGAAACACGACGTTTTTCTGGATTATCGCCTGAGTAGTCCGGTACTTGTAAGACGCAATCGCCTGAGTAGTCCGGTACTTTTGGTCCCAATCGCCTGAGTAGTCCGGTACTTGTAAGACGCAATCGCCTGAGTAGTTCGGTAGTTCACATCGCCAATCGCCTGAGTAGTCCGGTATCTGTCAGGGCCAATCGCCCGAGTAGTCCGGTACCTTTCAGAGTCCAACCGCCTGAGTAGTCCGGTACTTGTAAGACACAATCGCCTGAGTAGTCCGGTAACGAGAGGTCCAATCGCCTGAGTTGTCCGGTAGTGGCCTGCCTGTGGTGTGTCGGCTGCAGATTTTCCCTCTAGGACGAAATTTTCTCCGGATACGGGCCACCCAATCGCCTGAGTTGTCCGGTAGTCTATTTTCCCAATCGCCTGAGTTGTCCGGTAGTGGTTTCCTGGCTCCTCAGACAGCTATTATGCATAAACCCCAACGGGAGGACATGGCGTTGACCCGTACCAAACGTTCCCAGAAAACCAGACCAGCTACCCCCAAAGAAATCTCGCGCATCGACGAAGCCAACGTGGGCCGGCTGGGTCTGATCAGCATCCAGGAACGTGTACCGGACAGCTTCACGTCCTGGACGGTCGACTTCCATGTCGAGGGACGGCCGGCGCGGCTGAGTTGCGACGCGATCCCCAAATACGGGGGGGTGCCGCATGGCCTGGACGGTGACATCTCGACGGCGCTGATTGATCTGTACGTTGAAGACGGCTGTCCGGAGGACGGTACGCTGCACACCACGGCGTACCAGATCCTGAAGCGCGCCGGCCTGCATGACTCTGGACGCTATTACCAGAACCTGCGTCAGACGTTGTTTCGCTTGCGGACCTCCACCTACACTGCCTCAGAAGCGTGGCGCGATCACCGGCGGGGCAACTGGACCACTGTGACCTTCAATTACCTGGAAGCCCTGGAATTCACCAGTGGGGACGAGGATCTGGGCCTGAACCGCAGCAGCACCCTCAAGATCCGGCTGGCGACGCCGATCACCAAATCAATTCGTGCCCAGTACACCAAGCCGCTGGACCTGGAGTTCCTGACCAGCCTCGACCGACCGCTGACCCGTGCGCTGTACCGCCTGCTGGACGCCCGGCGTTATCCCCCAGAAGATCCGCGCGAGCCGCTGGCCTCATTTACAGTCAACCTGATCGACTGGGCCGAGGCGTGCAAGATCGTGGACCGCCGCAGTAACAAGATTCGATCGACGCTGCAGGGCGCCCACGAGGAATTAATAGAGCGGCTGTACCTGAGTGCCGTGGAATACGAGGGCCGGGGGCAAAAGCAGCAGCTGACCTACCGCTTTGCCGATCTGGCGGACCGCGAGGAGTCCACGTTGCCGGACAGCCCCTTGATTGTGGCGCTGGCCGAGTACCGGGTGTCCGGCGCGGTGGCCCGCAGGCTCATCGAGGAATACGGAGAGCCGCATGTGCAGGCGCGTCTGGCCAAGTTCGTCCGCCTGCTGGACAGTGGGTTCAAGGCCCGCAACCGCTCGGCGCTGCTGGTGGACATCGTCCGCGATCAGGACGGCAAGTACCCCGAGACGGAAGCGCCGCAGGAGAAGGTCGTCCAGAAAAAGAGTCGGCCGCCGTCTTCCAACATGCCCACGCTGGTCGAGGCCACCGACGAACCACAGCCGCTTGAAGCGCAGGTGGACTCGGCCCTCAAGACCCTGCAGTTCCTGTTGCGCGAGCGTCTGAGCGTCAGCGAGTACGCCATGCTGCGGATGGGCCTGATCATCGGCCAGCCGGACGCGCAGGAGGTGACCCGGCTGGCCTCCAGGGCCAAGGTGGAGGGCAAGCTGGACACCT
Above is a genomic segment from Deinococcus aerolatus containing:
- a CDS encoding ABC transporter permease, giving the protein MRLPDLLRLSALGLRRRPVRTALTALGLAVALGSMLLFLSLGEGLRGVFAAELGTVGPDLQVASTRAGETLLPNMDMNPAVVEELQRLSAPLGIEAVTPVAATIRQSLDPSQSAVFYGLPAASGIGAMFTGLVVAQGRLLEPGDAGKDVVVLGARAAQNLGLGLGDTLELTRRGRARVVGILEPGSALNDTFSYLPIGAVQRAFGVGDRLSLVALQLKNPADAARVATALAGEAQIGGLGLKISTRADVASNVGKLLNSADLLSVCLSVIALIVGGLAVVNTVMMGVYERTREFGTLRAIGARPAFVRQLVLSETLLLSGLGGVVGLGLAGVGVSGVNVYTQQLAGFDGAALTPRLIMVGLGVALGLGLLAGLWPARSAGRTAVVDALGRL
- a CDS encoding glycosyl-4,4'-diaponeurosporenoate acyltransferase CrtO family protein, with the translated sequence MPSVGSAPRHVWGKLGLAALLVALAAGGLGRAAGFHGLLFALGMQVLLMWWALYLLAVTSPALRGPRFTVQAWEAPLYRRLGALAFGSVLRVVGWERLRRDSRGFSGTRTSLTRLDRATREAEYSHLLLALICLGIAAGALLVHAPDTAGWVLLTAIPAHLYPVMLQRTLRWRLQKLGLRN
- a CDS encoding glycosyltransferase gives rise to the protein MFRLLIASQPIAGHVLPLLPIVRELVRRGHSVRWYTGRKYAARVQAAGAEFLPFVHARDFDDADFGATFPGRARRRGLRQLQYDVQQIFVGGIEGNMHDLQEIGREWLADAVLADQTLVAALLHAEAGGPPCALLGVLPLGIQSRDTAPFGLGLPPSATAAGRARNRALHWLTQQVVFGAASRDLAAACGRMGVRPRPFALPPSPHLMLQPTVPAFEYPQSDLPSTLHFIGPITPPLPAGGGLPRWWPEMLNSPRPVVLVTQGTLATQPHQLILPTVQALKNENVLVVAAGVNGLSDLPANARAAAFVPFAALLPHVSVYVTNGGYGGVQAALAHGVPVVVAGGSEDKTEVAGRVAHAGVGLNLRTARPTGERLRRSVLELLGDSVQRRRAQALAAEMQQHDAPSEAATLLEQLARSGRAVTRTVSS
- a CDS encoding FAD-dependent oxidoreductase, with the translated sequence MAERVWDVLIVGGGPVGLFLGCLLARRGLSFRVLERRSCPGQHSRAIGIHPPALEAFNEVGLTGPMLAAGLPITRGLVMGDAGPLGELGFGAASADFPFILSLPQRDTEAVLRRRLAELTPGALCSGVEVLGLREDPEGLHVTARVNGRPLALRGRHVIGADGWRSGVREALGLPFPGRRYPDRYLMGDFPDTTPLGQTALVSLTEGGVVESFPLPGQGRRWVVHTGGQLLEDAAAHRLTAMIRQRTGLHVPAAECRMLSAFEVRRHCAPRMVAGRAVLIGDAAHVVSPIGGQGMNLGWLDAAALAPLLEASLAGRRVDWLHFERTRLRSARVAGRQAELNMAAGRPAGPRAQKARERLIERLLRSPRAEPLLARAFTMRWL
- a CDS encoding class I SAM-dependent methyltransferase, translated to MILPAPFSARELHLAERMDDPLCDLSELNRTYAQFGAVNGLVAGWGRVYRRVLLPRLSRSRPNTLLDIGCGGGDVPRALARWAARDGFTLRITAIDADARAIAFAGTQSAVSGLEFRQAMSGDLVREGRRFDLVTSNHLLHHLTAPELGALLRDCEGLCADAGLVVHSDIRRSPLAYLGFRAGVAPLFRGSFIGEDGLLSIRRSFTAAELRELAPPGWQVRTLHPFRNLLVYGATARG
- a CDS encoding type III polyketide synthase translates to MPVYIHDIALALPETAYPQSVIREVIKAQPELDRLAKRLAGAAFNGSGIDQRYSVVREFADKDGEAGLFYDPANERMLTPSTGQRNIVYAEEATRLYVEAARKALEDGPFEAADITHVITVSCTGFFAPGPDYAIVRALGLGGDVGRYHVGFMGCYAAFPALKMAKAFCQADPEAAVLVVSAELCTLHMRAAPDPDTIIAASVFADGCAAALVSARPPAQGRHALRMDHFETTLTPPGVGEAEMAWTIGDQGYEMVLSSYVPSIIESHIEGALSPLLDHEPALADARHAGVEHWAIHPGGRSILDKVQGSLKLSDAQMAPSREVLRQYGNMSSATILFILRDLLGTPEGERVCAMAFGPGLTVEMGLLSGAVGAAATQEAERQSELAGVR
- a CDS encoding ChbG/HpnK family deacetylase, with the translated sequence MQATVGATGAGLLSFAAVMRPCGWAPAAAQLMVSLPTADVGVHWTLTSRWAACVWGPPLCSHTDRRAGPLPRGGGRGPAGTGGPAPGLNLRGSRGSPPGRFRAGRGRLRSPRLQTRG